The window ACGACTGCCACCCCTGCCCGCCCTGCATACGTTTCTGATCACCGCGCAGTGCTGCAACTTCACCCGGGCCGCCGAGCAGTTGCACATCACCCAGGGCGCCGTGAGCCGGCAGATTGCCGGGCTGGAAGATCATCTGGGGTATGAGCTGTTCATTCGCCTGGCCCGAGGTCTGGAACTGACGGCCGAAGGACGCGAATGGCTGCCACGGGTGGAGAAGGTGTTCGGCCTGATCAGCGAAGCCACCGAGCAGATCGGCCTCAAACGCGAAACCCTGCAACTCAAAGCGCCGAGCTGTGTGATGCGCTGGTTGGTACCGCGCCTGCTGCAATGGCAGAAAGAGCGCCCGGATGTGCCGGTCAAGCTGACCACCACACTGGCGCATGGCGTCGACTTTCAACGCGAGCAATTCGATGCGGCGGTGATTTATGGAACGCCACCGGATAACTCGGCGACCGCGCTGCATCTGTTCGATGAACAACTGACCCCGGTCTGTTCACCGGCATTGTTGAAAGGCCCGCCAGCGTTGTCCGAGCTGGCCGATCTGCAACAGCACTTGTTGCTACATCCGACTGCCGACACGAAGGACTGGAAGGTGTGGCTGACGGCGGCGGAGTTGCAGCTCAATAACGTGAACATGGGCCAGCATTTCGAAACGCTGGATCAGGCGATGTCGATGGCGTCGCACGGGACAGGAGTGGCGATTGGCGACTGGTCGTTGATCGGCGATGACTTGCGTGCCGGACGACTGGTGATGCCGTTTGAGTTGAAGGTGAAGACGGGGTTGGCGTATTACGTGGTGGTGCCTGCGGGAACCGAGCCATCGCCGCAGCTGGAAGAATTGATGATCTGGCTGGTTGAGCAGGCCCATTTGCGCTGAGGCTTT of the Pseudomonas sp. Seg1 genome contains:
- a CDS encoding LysR substrate-binding domain-containing protein — protein: MKRLPPLPALHTFLITAQCCNFTRAAEQLHITQGAVSRQIAGLEDHLGYELFIRLARGLELTAEGREWLPRVEKVFGLISEATEQIGLKRETLQLKAPSCVMRWLVPRLLQWQKERPDVPVKLTTTLAHGVDFQREQFDAAVIYGTPPDNSATALHLFDEQLTPVCSPALLKGPPALSELADLQQHLLLHPTADTKDWKVWLTAAELQLNNVNMGQHFETLDQAMSMASHGTGVAIGDWSLIGDDLRAGRLVMPFELKVKTGLAYYVVVPAGTEPSPQLEELMIWLVEQAHLR